The Aeromicrobium sp. Leaf245 genome includes a region encoding these proteins:
- a CDS encoding DUF262 domain-containing protein, producing MDTHVRTPQDIFLQPQHLVVPPFQRPYVWDKEEQWAPLWQDVRRLTESRLADRYSTPTHFLGAVVIQAQEPVAGALQAHNIIDGQQRLTTLQLLMDAAAAVLDASGSQALAAQLDVLTHNQAIYVTEGVRLKIRHTNRDQAAFDEVMQADPPVVHPELRHAGSLIARAHEYFASAVQEWLGDAAEPEFVLRASTLVDVLTRGLQLVAINLGVNENSQEIFETLNARGTPLTAADLIKNFVFQKLAAEGADTKKVYAEQWSFDTKFWEGEVSVGRYAISRSSLFFNQWLASRVGEEISPKSTFTRFKHYVERESGRKVTDLLPILKEQAALYEAWTRAAEDPDKQLTRVELSIYRMKSSEVELLKPLLIWLHEPGRAIPPHVIDDVVSSAESWLVRRQLLRLTTSDLGRIVADVIRVHRDAPASELADRVRAHLTRLNVSSTYWPGDEEIRVALRTEQTYRRFKRGRLRMLLEAVEDHHRATTNQPRVPRRGYPIEHILPQKWSDNWAVESLEAEQERGNHVHRLGNLTLLTSSLNSKVSNGAWPTKRAALAQHDTLLMNSRLLAEVGGDDWDEDQIDLRTESVVDILLQVWPVPAGHEGDIVDPQAKTQEGVEIKDLVRAGLLQPGTVLTPRPSEHELHTAVVVPDGTLEVKGRRFETPSGAGKEVLGRAVNGWFFWRLDDGRKLSDVRAEFRGDTTTQEGRFDWTALHAILEALPAGSWTTYGSLADAVGTAAQPLGGHITKCLQCTNAHRILAKHGRVAPAFTWSDPNDQRDPKDLLLGEGLAFIEDRADPTRELANDDLVALISE from the coding sequence CTCCACCCCGACCCACTTCCTCGGTGCGGTGGTCATCCAGGCCCAGGAGCCTGTGGCTGGAGCACTGCAGGCGCACAACATCATCGACGGCCAGCAGCGGCTGACCACACTGCAGCTGCTCATGGATGCCGCCGCCGCCGTCCTCGACGCCTCCGGAAGCCAAGCCCTCGCCGCACAGCTCGACGTGCTCACTCACAACCAGGCCATCTACGTGACCGAAGGTGTACGGCTCAAGATCCGTCACACCAACCGTGACCAGGCCGCGTTCGACGAGGTGATGCAGGCCGACCCGCCGGTCGTGCACCCCGAGCTGCGTCACGCCGGGTCACTCATCGCACGGGCCCACGAGTACTTCGCCAGCGCGGTCCAGGAGTGGCTGGGTGATGCCGCCGAACCCGAGTTCGTGCTTCGGGCCAGCACGCTGGTCGACGTCCTGACCCGCGGGCTCCAGCTGGTGGCCATCAACCTCGGCGTCAACGAGAACTCCCAGGAGATCTTCGAAACCCTCAACGCCCGAGGCACGCCTCTGACCGCAGCCGACCTCATCAAGAACTTCGTCTTCCAGAAGCTCGCTGCCGAGGGCGCGGACACCAAGAAGGTGTACGCCGAGCAGTGGTCCTTCGACACGAAGTTCTGGGAGGGCGAAGTCAGCGTTGGGCGCTACGCCATCAGCCGCAGCTCCTTGTTCTTCAACCAGTGGTTGGCATCGCGGGTGGGCGAGGAGATCAGCCCGAAGTCGACATTCACCCGCTTCAAGCACTACGTCGAGCGCGAGAGCGGCCGCAAGGTCACGGACCTGCTTCCCATCCTCAAGGAACAAGCAGCCCTCTACGAGGCCTGGACGCGTGCCGCCGAAGATCCCGACAAGCAGCTCACCCGCGTCGAGCTGTCGATCTACCGGATGAAGTCCTCGGAGGTGGAGCTGCTCAAGCCCCTGCTCATCTGGTTGCACGAGCCCGGACGCGCCATCCCGCCCCACGTCATCGACGACGTGGTCTCCTCGGCCGAAAGCTGGCTGGTCCGCCGTCAACTCCTGCGTCTCACCACGAGCGACCTCGGCCGCATCGTGGCGGACGTGATCCGCGTACACCGAGACGCGCCAGCGAGCGAGCTGGCCGACCGCGTCCGCGCCCACCTGACCCGACTGAACGTCTCCAGCACCTACTGGCCAGGGGATGAGGAGATCAGGGTCGCCCTTCGCACCGAACAGACCTACCGACGTTTCAAGCGCGGCCGGCTCCGGATGCTGCTCGAGGCCGTCGAGGACCACCATCGGGCAACGACGAACCAGCCACGTGTCCCTCGCCGCGGATACCCGATCGAGCACATCCTGCCGCAGAAGTGGTCCGACAACTGGGCCGTCGAGAGCCTGGAGGCCGAGCAGGAACGCGGCAACCACGTCCATCGCCTCGGCAACCTCACGCTCCTGACCTCCTCGCTGAACTCCAAGGTCTCCAACGGCGCATGGCCCACCAAGAGGGCAGCGCTGGCGCAGCACGACACCCTGCTCATGAACAGTCGACTCCTGGCCGAGGTCGGTGGGGACGACTGGGATGAGGATCAGATCGACCTCCGAACGGAGAGCGTCGTCGACATCCTGCTCCAGGTGTGGCCGGTGCCCGCCGGACACGAGGGCGACATCGTTGACCCCCAGGCCAAGACGCAAGAGGGAGTGGAGATCAAGGACCTCGTTCGTGCCGGTCTGCTCCAGCCCGGCACCGTGCTTACCCCCCGTCCTAGCGAGCACGAACTCCACACGGCCGTCGTGGTCCCAGACGGAACACTCGAGGTGAAGGGCCGAAGGTTCGAGACCCCGTCGGGCGCCGGCAAGGAAGTCCTCGGCAGGGCGGTGAACGGATGGTTCTTCTGGCGTCTCGACGACGGACGGAAGCTCTCCGACGTCCGCGCCGAGTTCCGAGGCGACACGACGACCCAAGAGGGTCGATTCGACTGGACTGCCCTGCACGCCATCTTGGAAGCGTTGCCGGCCGGCAGCTGGACCACCTACGGAAGCCTGGCCGACGCAGTCGGAACAGCCGCGCAGCCGCTGGGCGGACACATCACCAAATGTCTGCAGTGCACCAATGCTCACCGCATCCTCGCCAAGCACGGACGCGTGGCGCCCGCGTTCACTTGGAGCGACCCCAACGACCAGCGCGACCCGAAGGATCTTCTCCTCGGCGAGGGGCTCGCCTTCATCGAAGACCGAGCGGACCCCACGAGGGAGCTGGCCAATGACGACTTGGTCGCGCTGATCAGCGAATAG